In one Bosea sp. RAC05 genomic region, the following are encoded:
- a CDS encoding ABC transporter substrate-binding protein produces the protein MTLKFSLSLGAGLLALGIASAQAQEPLKIGVVSVLTGPAAALGQQVRDGFQLAVDQNGGKLGGVPVQITVIDDELKPDVAVGKVKAYVESAKADFVVGPVFSNILGAIAKPVLDSGAFLISPNAGPSTMAGKGCHQNFFVTSYQNDQVHEVLGKHAQDQGYKRAYIIAPNYQAGKDSLAGFKRYFKGEIVDEVYAPLTSMDFASDLAKIASTKPDVVFAFLPGGLGVNFVKQWSQAGLQGKIPFLSAFTVDESTLPAQQDAAVGLFGGMTWAPNMDNPQSKKFVSAYEAAYKIVPGSYAMQAYDAAMLIDSAIKAAGGTADKDKIRAALKKADFTSLRGNFKFNTNGYPIQDFYLVKAAKRADGKFQTEIVSKVFTDYADPHAKDCALK, from the coding sequence ATGACACTCAAATTCTCGCTTTCGCTCGGCGCCGGCCTGCTCGCGCTCGGCATCGCGTCGGCCCAGGCGCAGGAGCCGCTCAAGATCGGCGTCGTCAGCGTGCTGACCGGCCCGGCCGCGGCGCTCGGCCAGCAGGTCCGTGACGGCTTCCAGCTCGCGGTCGACCAGAACGGCGGCAAGCTCGGCGGCGTGCCGGTGCAGATCACGGTGATCGACGACGAGCTCAAGCCCGACGTCGCCGTCGGCAAGGTCAAGGCCTATGTCGAAAGCGCCAAGGCCGATTTCGTCGTCGGCCCGGTGTTTTCGAACATCCTCGGCGCGATCGCCAAGCCCGTCCTCGACTCGGGTGCCTTCCTGATCAGCCCCAATGCAGGCCCCTCGACCATGGCCGGCAAGGGCTGCCACCAGAATTTCTTCGTGACCTCCTACCAGAACGACCAGGTCCACGAGGTGCTCGGCAAGCATGCGCAGGACCAGGGCTACAAGCGCGCCTACATCATCGCGCCGAACTACCAGGCCGGTAAGGACTCGCTCGCCGGCTTCAAGCGCTACTTCAAGGGCGAGATCGTCGACGAGGTCTATGCGCCGCTGACCTCGATGGACTTCGCCTCCGACCTCGCCAAGATCGCCTCGACCAAGCCGGACGTGGTGTTCGCCTTCCTGCCGGGTGGCTTGGGCGTCAATTTCGTCAAGCAGTGGTCGCAGGCAGGCCTGCAGGGCAAGATTCCCTTCCTCTCGGCCTTCACGGTCGATGAATCGACCCTGCCGGCGCAGCAGGATGCAGCGGTCGGCCTGTTCGGCGGCATGACCTGGGCGCCCAACATGGACAACCCGCAGAGCAAGAAATTCGTCAGCGCCTATGAGGCGGCCTACAAGATCGTGCCGGGTTCCTATGCGATGCAGGCCTATGACGCGGCCATGCTGATCGACTCGGCCATCAAGGCAGCCGGCGGCACGGCCGACAAGGACAAGATCCGGGCCGCCCTGAAGAAGGCCGACTTCACCTCGCTGCGCGGAAACTTCAAGTTCAACACCAACGGCTACCCGATCCAGGACTTCTACCTGGTCAAGGCCGCCAAGCGCGCCGACGGCAAGTTCCAGACCGAGATCGTCTCGAAGGTGTTCACGGACTACGCCGACCCGCACGCGAAGGACTGCGCGCTGAAGTGA
- a CDS encoding BMP family ABC transporter substrate-binding protein produces MTSIITRRRFNFGAGASAAALPLIGTGARAQAPLGVGFIYVGPVGDHGWTWTHDQGRLALEKEYGAKIKTSFIEKVAEGPDAARAIRQLAQAGNQLIFTTSFGFMNPTIQVAKQFPNLKFEHATGYQRAENVATYNARFYEGRAVIGTIAGHMSKSGQAGYIASFPIPEVVMGINAFTLAARKVNPNFRTKVIWASTWYDPAKEADAAKALIDQGCDIITQHTDSAAALQAAEQRGVFAFGQASDMKAFAPKAHLTAIVDDWSGYYIKRVKEVMDGSWKSGDVWHGIKDGMVKIAPYNDAVTPAARAAADEVTKGIVAGTLHPFTGELKDQKGTVRLKAGEKASDELLSKMDWYVDGVQA; encoded by the coding sequence ATGACCTCCATCATCACCCGCCGCCGGTTCAATTTCGGAGCCGGAGCCAGCGCTGCGGCGCTGCCGCTGATCGGCACGGGCGCCCGCGCCCAGGCGCCGCTGGGCGTCGGCTTCATCTATGTCGGCCCGGTCGGCGACCATGGCTGGACCTGGACGCACGACCAGGGCCGGCTGGCGCTGGAGAAGGAGTACGGGGCGAAGATCAAGACCAGCTTCATCGAGAAGGTGGCGGAGGGCCCCGATGCGGCGCGCGCGATCCGCCAGCTCGCCCAGGCCGGCAACCAGCTGATCTTCACGACCTCGTTCGGGTTCATGAACCCGACCATCCAGGTCGCCAAGCAGTTCCCCAACCTGAAGTTCGAGCACGCGACCGGCTATCAGCGCGCCGAGAACGTCGCGACCTACAATGCCCGCTTCTACGAGGGCCGCGCGGTCATCGGCACCATCGCCGGGCACATGTCGAAGTCCGGCCAGGCCGGCTACATCGCCTCCTTCCCGATTCCCGAGGTTGTGATGGGCATCAACGCCTTCACGCTGGCCGCCCGCAAGGTGAACCCGAACTTCAGGACCAAGGTGATCTGGGCCTCGACCTGGTACGACCCCGCCAAGGAGGCCGACGCCGCCAAGGCGCTGATCGACCAGGGTTGCGACATCATCACCCAGCACACCGACTCGGCGGCGGCTCTCCAGGCGGCCGAGCAGCGCGGCGTCTTCGCCTTCGGCCAGGCTTCCGACATGAAGGCCTTCGCCCCCAAGGCGCATCTGACCGCGATCGTCGACGACTGGTCGGGCTACTACATCAAGCGCGTCAAGGAGGTGATGGACGGCAGCTGGAAGAGCGGCGACGTCTGGCACGGCATCAAGGACGGCATGGTCAAGATCGCGCCGTACAACGACGCCGTGACGCCGGCTGCGCGCGCCGCCGCCGACGAGGTCACCAAGGGCATCGTCGCCGGCACGCTGCACCCCTTCACCGGTGAGCTCAAGGACCAGAAGGGCACCGTGCGCCTCAAGGCCGGCGAGAAGGCCTCCGACGAGCTGCTGTCCAAGATGGACTGGTATGTGGACGGCGTTCAGGCGTGA
- a CDS encoding ABC transporter permease yields MTTAILVSILMTLVAASTPILLAALGELVTEKSGVLNLGVEGMMLCGAVAGFAVAFSTGSTMLGLLAAVMAGVATAMVFAVLTLSLTANQVATGLALTIFGIGASSLIGAGFVGRTITRLGPVFPAALSEHPWLRAVFGHDIVVYLSLALVIGVSLFLRRTRPGLILRAVGENDASAHAIGYPVIAIRYAAIAFGGALAGLGGAYFSLALTPMWADGLTAGRGWIALALVVFAAWRPGRLLLGAYLFGAVMTLELQAKAAGITWLAPELLAMTPYLATVAVLTMMSLGRRAGRANAPACLGKPFSAS; encoded by the coding sequence ATGACCACCGCCATCCTCGTCTCGATCCTGATGACCCTCGTTGCCGCCTCGACGCCGATCCTGCTGGCGGCGCTGGGGGAACTCGTCACGGAGAAGTCTGGCGTCCTCAATCTCGGCGTCGAGGGCATGATGCTGTGCGGCGCGGTGGCGGGCTTCGCGGTCGCGTTCAGCACCGGCAGCACGATGCTCGGCCTCCTGGCGGCGGTCATGGCGGGAGTCGCCACCGCCATGGTCTTCGCCGTACTCACGCTGTCGCTGACGGCCAACCAGGTCGCGACGGGGCTGGCGCTGACGATCTTCGGCATCGGCGCCTCCTCGCTGATCGGCGCGGGCTTCGTCGGCCGCACGATCACGCGGCTCGGCCCGGTGTTTCCGGCCGCGCTCTCGGAGCATCCCTGGCTGCGCGCGGTCTTCGGCCACGACATCGTGGTCTATCTCTCGCTCGCGCTCGTGATCGGCGTCAGCCTGTTCCTGCGCCGGACGCGGCCGGGCCTGATCCTGCGCGCGGTCGGCGAGAACGACGCCTCGGCCCATGCGATCGGCTACCCCGTCATCGCCATCCGCTATGCGGCGATCGCCTTCGGCGGCGCGCTCGCCGGCCTGGGCGGGGCCTATTTCTCGCTGGCGCTGACGCCGATGTGGGCCGACGGTCTCACGGCCGGGCGCGGCTGGATTGCGCTCGCGCTCGTCGTCTTCGCGGCGTGGAGGCCAGGGCGGCTGCTCTTGGGCGCCTATCTGTTCGGCGCGGTGATGACGCTGGAGCTCCAGGCCAAGGCGGCCGGCATCACCTGGCTCGCGCCCGAACTCCTGGCGATGACGCCCTATCTTGCGACCGTCGCGGTTCTGACCATGATGTCGCTGGGTCGCAGGGCGGGCCGGGCGAATGCGCCGGCCTGCCTCGGCAAGCCATTCTCGGCGTCGTGA
- a CDS encoding ABC transporter permease codes for MLEWRRRREPSTLMLWLSPLIAIGLTMLLGMIVFTAMGYDGFHAVESIFVTPFIEPQRWPDLGVKAAPLVMIALGLAIGFRANVWNIGAEGQYIMGAIAGTGVALATHGMTGWWILPVMALAGVLGGMAWAAVPAFLRVRLQVSEILTSLMLTYVAVQGLYYLVRGPWKDPDGFNFPQTRMFGADQTLPAIMPGSLVHLGIPAALLIALVAWLLMEKTTAGYAVKVVGLAPAAARHGGFSADRVTWATLLAGGGLAGLAGLFEAAGPFGQLTPQFPTGYGFTAIIVAFLGRLNPLGIVFGGVVLAGTYVGGEIAQTTVRLPQAATGMFQALLLFVLLATDVLVKYRIGWKVRAA; via the coding sequence ATGCTTGAATGGCGCCGCCGCCGCGAACCGAGCACGCTGATGCTCTGGCTCAGCCCGCTGATCGCGATCGGGCTGACGATGCTGCTCGGCATGATCGTCTTCACGGCGATGGGCTATGACGGTTTCCACGCGGTGGAGAGCATCTTCGTGACGCCCTTCATCGAGCCGCAGCGCTGGCCCGATCTCGGCGTCAAGGCGGCCCCTCTGGTGATGATCGCGCTCGGGCTGGCGATCGGCTTCCGGGCCAATGTCTGGAACATCGGCGCCGAGGGCCAGTACATCATGGGCGCGATCGCCGGCACGGGCGTGGCCCTGGCGACCCATGGCATGACCGGCTGGTGGATTCTCCCCGTGATGGCGCTGGCCGGCGTGCTCGGCGGCATGGCCTGGGCGGCCGTGCCGGCCTTCCTGCGCGTTCGGCTGCAGGTCAGCGAGATCCTGACCAGCCTGATGCTGACCTATGTCGCGGTGCAGGGCCTCTACTACCTGGTGCGCGGGCCCTGGAAGGACCCGGACGGCTTCAACTTTCCGCAGACGCGGATGTTCGGGGCCGACCAGACCCTGCCGGCGATCATGCCGGGCTCGCTCGTCCATCTCGGCATCCCCGCCGCGCTGCTGATCGCGCTGGTCGCCTGGCTGCTGATGGAGAAGACGACCGCCGGCTATGCGGTCAAGGTCGTGGGGCTCGCGCCCGCCGCCGCGCGCCATGGCGGCTTCAGCGCCGACCGGGTGACCTGGGCGACGCTGCTCGCAGGCGGAGGGCTCGCCGGGCTGGCCGGCCTGTTCGAGGCGGCCGGCCCCTTCGGACAGCTGACCCCGCAGTTCCCGACCGGCTACGGCTTCACCGCGATCATCGTGGCCTTCCTGGGCCGGCTGAACCCGCTGGGTATCGTGTTCGGAGGCGTCGTGCTGGCGGGAACCTATGTCGGCGGCGAGATCGCGCAGACGACGGTCCGCCTGCCGCAGGCGGCGACTGGCATGTTCCAGGCGCTGCTGCTGTTCGTGCTGCTGGCGACCGACGTGCTGGTGAAGTACCGCATCGGCTGGAAGGTGCGGGCGGCATGA
- a CDS encoding ABC transporter ATP-binding protein, producing MTQPPDQTVRPRLALSGISKSFPGVKANEDISLSVRPGEIHALLGENGAGKSTLVKIIYGVQQADTGTIAWDGAPVSIPSPKVARRLGIGMVFQHFSLFDAMTVIENIALGLDEACDSDELKGRVAAILESYSLPLDPEREVHTLSVGERQRIEIVRCLLQNPRLLIMDEPTSVLTPQEVDKLFGTLRQIAAQGCAILYISHKLHEIKALCEAATILRAGRVVATCDPRVESTKRMAELMIGAELRQIEHAGSDGAGPVRLSVSGLTLPGEPPFGTDLRAVAFEARAGEILGIAGVAGNGQSELLTALSGERPANTADAIALDGRPVGRLDAGARRALGLCCVPEERNGHAAVPDFSLADNAILTARHRLPLTPLGLISTGDVNRFADAVIKRFDVRTTGTAALARSLSGGNLQKFIMGREIGQTPGVLVVCQPTWGVDAGAAAAIRQELVDLAEKGSAVVVISQDLDELLELADRLCVINEGRLSAPRAVASLGIDEIGLMMGGVHGAPSPPGAPAHA from the coding sequence ATGACGCAACCGCCTGACCAGACGGTTCGCCCCCGGCTCGCCCTGTCGGGCATCTCCAAGAGCTTTCCCGGTGTGAAGGCGAACGAGGACATCAGCCTCAGCGTCCGCCCGGGCGAGATCCACGCTTTGCTCGGCGAGAACGGCGCCGGCAAGTCGACGCTGGTGAAGATCATCTACGGCGTGCAGCAGGCCGACACCGGCACCATCGCCTGGGACGGCGCGCCGGTCTCGATCCCCTCGCCCAAGGTCGCGCGGCGGCTGGGCATCGGCATGGTCTTCCAGCACTTCTCGCTGTTCGACGCGATGACGGTGATCGAGAACATCGCGCTCGGCCTCGACGAGGCCTGCGACAGCGACGAGCTGAAGGGCCGCGTTGCCGCGATCCTGGAAAGCTACTCGCTGCCGCTCGACCCCGAGCGCGAGGTCCATACGCTATCGGTCGGCGAGCGGCAGCGCATCGAGATCGTGCGCTGCCTTTTACAGAATCCCCGGCTGCTGATCATGGACGAGCCGACCTCGGTGCTAACGCCGCAGGAGGTGGACAAGCTCTTCGGCACGCTGCGCCAGATCGCCGCGCAGGGCTGCGCGATCCTCTACATTTCGCACAAGCTCCACGAGATCAAGGCGCTGTGCGAGGCCGCCACGATCCTGCGGGCTGGCCGGGTCGTCGCCACCTGCGACCCGCGCGTCGAGAGCACGAAGCGCATGGCCGAGCTGATGATCGGCGCCGAGCTGCGCCAGATCGAGCATGCCGGAAGCGACGGCGCCGGGCCGGTGCGGCTGTCGGTGTCCGGGCTCACGCTGCCGGGGGAGCCTCCCTTCGGCACCGATCTGCGTGCGGTGGCCTTCGAGGCGCGGGCCGGCGAGATCCTGGGCATCGCCGGCGTCGCCGGCAACGGCCAGTCGGAGCTTCTGACCGCACTGTCCGGTGAACGGCCGGCGAACACGGCCGATGCGATTGCGCTCGACGGCAGGCCGGTGGGGCGGCTGGATGCGGGCGCGCGCCGGGCACTCGGGCTCTGCTGCGTGCCGGAAGAGCGCAACGGCCATGCCGCGGTCCCCGATTTCTCGCTCGCCGACAATGCGATCCTGACCGCGCGCCACCGCCTGCCGCTGACGCCGCTCGGGCTGATCAGCACGGGAGACGTCAACCGCTTCGCCGATGCGGTGATCAAGCGCTTCGACGTCCGCACCACCGGCACGGCGGCGCTCGCGCGCTCGCTCTCCGGTGGCAATCTCCAGAAATTCATCATGGGCCGCGAGATCGGCCAGACGCCCGGCGTGCTCGTCGTCTGCCAGCCGACCTGGGGGGTCGATGCGGGGGCGGCGGCGGCGATCCGGCAGGAACTGGTCGATCTCGCCGAGAAGGGCTCGGCGGTGGTGGTGATCTCGCAGGATCTCGACGAACTGCTCGAACTCGCCGACCGGCTCTGCGTCATCAACGAGGGCCGGCTCTCCGCACCGCGCGCGGTGGCCAGCCTCGGCATCGACGAGATCGGCCTGATGATGGGCGGGGTGCATGGGGCCCCCTCGCCGCCGGGAGCACCGGCCCATGCTTGA
- the xdhC gene encoding xanthine dehydrogenase accessory protein XdhC, with product MSVAAFLARHLADGAILVTLTRAAGSTPREAGAAMAVSPNAIAGTIGGGQLEFHCLDIARTMLEAGETERLLDIPLGPQMGQCCGGRVQVSLRRATAADLAMQVARERAEAEARPAVLVFGAGHTGRALVEALALLPLRVTLIDDRDGVMDGLPAAVTCVRMADPVAAIATAPTGAAHVVLTHSHALDYRLAEAALQRGDAAYVGMIGSATKRARFEAGFLRAGGRREALSRLTCPIGGADVDDKRPQVIATLTAAELVRSLLRKQQASRGAGAEERAGHDATA from the coding sequence ATGAGCGTCGCCGCCTTCCTCGCCCGCCACCTCGCGGATGGCGCCATCCTCGTCACCCTCACCCGCGCCGCGGGCTCGACCCCGCGCGAGGCCGGCGCGGCCATGGCCGTCAGCCCCAATGCCATCGCCGGCACGATCGGTGGCGGGCAGCTCGAGTTCCACTGCCTCGACATCGCCCGCACGATGCTGGAGGCGGGCGAGACGGAGCGCCTGCTGGACATCCCGCTCGGCCCGCAGATGGGCCAGTGCTGTGGCGGACGGGTGCAGGTTTCGCTGCGGCGCGCGACAGCGGCGGACCTCGCGATGCAGGTGGCGCGGGAGCGAGCCGAGGCCGAGGCGCGCCCGGCCGTGCTGGTGTTCGGCGCCGGGCATACCGGGCGGGCCCTGGTCGAGGCGCTGGCGCTTCTCCCCTTGCGGGTGACGCTGATCGACGATCGCGACGGCGTGATGGACGGGCTGCCGGCGGCGGTGACCTGCGTCCGCATGGCCGATCCCGTCGCGGCCATCGCCACGGCGCCGACTGGTGCGGCCCATGTCGTTCTCACGCATAGCCACGCGCTCGACTACCGCCTGGCCGAGGCGGCGCTCCAGCGGGGCGATGCGGCTTACGTCGGCATGATCGGCTCGGCGACGAAGCGGGCGCGGTTCGAGGCTGGCTTCCTGCGCGCCGGTGGGCGACGCGAGGCGCTGTCCCGCCTCACCTGCCCGATCGGTGGCGCCGATGTGGACGACAAGCGGCCGCAGGTGATCGCGACCTTGACGGCCGCCGAGCTGGTGCGGAGTTTGCTTCGGAAACAACAGGCTTCCCGAGGAGCCGGAGCGGAGGAACGGGCCGGCCATGACGCAACCGCCTGA
- the xdhB gene encoding xanthine dehydrogenase molybdopterin binding subunit, giving the protein MVGAPRLHDSAARHVTGEAVYIDDIAAPEGLLHAYLGLSRIAHGRLVSLDLAPVLAAPGVVAVLTAADIPGVNDISSTHRHDEPVFATQTILHHGQPLFAVVAQTRQAAREAAALALAVYDEAPPVLDVAAARAAGGALVTDPLKLERGDVATALAESPRRLKGSMTIGGQDHFYLESQIALAIPGEEEDMQVFSSTQHPSEVQHMVAQVLGVASHAVTVEVRRMGGGFGGKETQSNLFACVAALAARKLKRPVKLRPDRDDDMIVTGKRHDFVVDYEIGFDDEGRIHAVDAVYAARCGWNADLSGPVTDRALFHMDNCYFYPAVRARSEPLLTHTVSNTAFRGFGGPQGMVGAERFIEEVAFATGLDPLEVRRRNLYGGTPGEGPGRDLTPYHQTVTDNIAGEVIERLERSCDYRARQAAIREANARSPIVKRGIALTPVKFGISFTATWYNQAGALVHVYTDGSVMLNHGGTEMGQGLYVKVAQVVAQAFGIGLDQVKITATTTGKVPNTSATAASSGSDLNGMAALDACKTIKARLTEFAARHWQESPEAIVFRPGFVQVGAREIAFADLVKAAYMGRVQLSATGFYATPKIHWDRKAGRGQPFYYFAYGAAAAEVAVDTLTGEYKVERVDILHDCGTSLNPAIDKGQIEGGFIQGMGWLTTEELVWDAKGVLKTHAPSTYKIPVASDRPRIFNVALLENAPNREATIHRSKAVGEPPLMLAISVLHALSDAVASVGGHRVCPRLDAPATPERVLAAVGRVRAEAGR; this is encoded by the coding sequence ATGGTCGGAGCGCCGCGCCTCCACGATTCCGCCGCCCGCCATGTCACGGGCGAAGCCGTCTATATCGACGACATCGCTGCGCCCGAGGGGCTGCTGCACGCTTATCTCGGCCTGAGCCGCATCGCCCATGGCCGGCTGGTGTCGCTCGATCTCGCGCCCGTGCTGGCGGCGCCCGGCGTGGTCGCCGTGCTGACGGCGGCCGATATTCCCGGCGTCAACGACATCTCCTCGACGCATCGCCATGACGAGCCGGTCTTTGCGACGCAGACGATCCTGCATCACGGCCAGCCGCTCTTCGCCGTGGTGGCGCAGACGCGCCAGGCGGCGCGGGAGGCAGCGGCGCTGGCGCTGGCGGTCTATGACGAGGCTCCGCCCGTGCTCGATGTCGCGGCGGCCCGTGCGGCCGGCGGCGCGCTGGTCACGGACCCGCTCAAGCTCGAGCGCGGCGACGTCGCCACCGCGCTGGCGGAAAGCCCGCGCCGGCTCAAGGGCTCGATGACGATCGGCGGGCAGGATCATTTCTACCTCGAAAGCCAGATCGCGCTCGCCATTCCCGGCGAGGAGGAGGACATGCAGGTCTTCTCCTCGACGCAGCATCCCAGCGAAGTGCAGCACATGGTGGCGCAGGTGCTGGGCGTCGCCTCCCATGCCGTCACCGTCGAGGTCAGGCGCATGGGCGGCGGCTTCGGCGGCAAGGAAACGCAGTCCAACCTCTTCGCCTGCGTCGCCGCGCTCGCCGCGCGCAAGCTGAAGCGCCCGGTGAAGCTCAGGCCTGACCGCGACGACGACATGATCGTCACCGGCAAGCGGCACGACTTCGTCGTCGATTACGAGATCGGCTTCGACGACGAGGGACGCATCCATGCCGTCGATGCGGTCTATGCGGCGCGCTGCGGCTGGAACGCGGATCTCTCGGGGCCGGTGACGGACCGCGCGCTGTTCCACATGGACAATTGCTATTTTTACCCGGCGGTGCGCGCCCGCTCGGAGCCCTTGCTGACCCATACGGTGTCGAACACCGCCTTTCGCGGTTTCGGCGGCCCCCAGGGCATGGTCGGGGCCGAGCGCTTCATCGAGGAGGTCGCCTTCGCGACGGGGCTCGACCCGCTGGAGGTGCGCCGGCGCAACCTCTATGGCGGCACGCCCGGCGAGGGGCCCGGCCGCGATCTGACGCCCTATCACCAGACGGTGACGGACAACATCGCGGGCGAGGTGATCGAGCGGCTGGAGCGCTCCTGCGACTACCGCGCGAGGCAAGCGGCGATCCGGGAGGCCAATGCCAGAAGCCCGATCGTGAAACGCGGCATCGCGCTGACACCGGTCAAGTTCGGCATCTCCTTCACCGCCACCTGGTACAATCAGGCCGGCGCCCTCGTGCATGTCTACACCGATGGTTCGGTGATGCTGAACCATGGCGGCACCGAGATGGGCCAGGGGCTCTACGTCAAGGTGGCGCAGGTGGTGGCGCAGGCCTTTGGGATCGGCCTCGACCAGGTGAAAATCACCGCCACGACGACCGGCAAGGTGCCCAACACCTCCGCCACCGCGGCCTCCTCCGGCTCCGATCTCAACGGCATGGCGGCGCTCGACGCCTGCAAGACGATCAAGGCGCGGCTGACCGAGTTCGCCGCCCGGCACTGGCAGGAAAGCCCGGAGGCGATCGTCTTCCGGCCGGGTTTCGTGCAGGTCGGCGCCCGCGAGATCGCCTTCGCCGATCTGGTCAAGGCGGCCTATATGGGCCGCGTCCAGCTCTCGGCCACTGGCTTCTACGCGACGCCGAAGATCCATTGGGACCGCAAGGCCGGGCGCGGCCAGCCCTTCTATTACTTCGCCTATGGCGCGGCCGCCGCCGAGGTCGCGGTCGATACATTGACGGGCGAATACAAGGTCGAGCGCGTCGACATCCTGCATGATTGCGGGACCTCGCTGAACCCCGCCATCGACAAGGGCCAGATCGAGGGCGGCTTCATCCAGGGCATGGGCTGGCTGACGACCGAGGAACTGGTCTGGGATGCCAAGGGCGTGCTGAAGACGCATGCGCCCTCGACCTACAAGATCCCCGTCGCCTCCGACCGGCCGCGGATTTTCAACGTCGCACTGCTGGAGAACGCTCCCAATCGCGAGGCGACGATCCACCGCTCGAAGGCGGTCGGCGAGCCGCCGCTGATGCTGGCGATCAGCGTGCTGCATGCGCTGTCGGATGCGGTAGCAAGCGTCGGCGGCCACCGGGTCTGTCCGCGGCTCGATGCGCCGGCCACGCCCGAGCGCGTGCTGGCGGCGGTGGGGCGGGTGCGGGCGGAAGCGGGCCGATGA
- a CDS encoding xanthine dehydrogenase small subunit, with the protein MRDTLRFLLGDELVEIANCDPTLTVLDWLRLDRRLTGSKEGCAEGDCGACTVVVGRLDRGRLRYEAINACIRFLPTLDGCQVLTVEHLKGPDGSLHPVQQAMVDCHGSQCGFCTPGIVMSLFALWLNEDAPSVARIEDALAGNLCRCTGYEPIIAAAQRMYAGDGNRPDPETITARLRDLSDEEALALSGPGGRFFAPATVGGLADLVAAHPQATLVAGATDVGLWVTKGMQRLDPVIFLGRVTALREITDRGDHLVFGAMATHADVRPVLASLSPQLDELMRRFGGEQVRNAGTIGGNIANGSPIGDLPPALIALGARLVLARAHPHHSPHPEEAALAAVSKDDPEGAGASFETKPPASPQDEGSRVIARREIPLEDFFLDYRKQDRREGEFVEAVIVPRPRPDALIHVSKISKRFDEDISAVCGAFLLRLDSAGRMAEARLAYGGMAGTPRRAAAAEAALTGRRWDEAAVVAAIAALASDFTPLSDMRASAGYRLTVAGNLLRRFLIETTQPDVETRVAGPLAEAAHG; encoded by the coding sequence ATGCGTGACACGCTCCGCTTCCTCCTCGGCGACGAGTTGGTCGAGATCGCAAACTGCGATCCGACGTTGACGGTGCTCGACTGGCTGCGGCTGGACCGGCGCCTGACCGGCAGCAAGGAGGGCTGCGCCGAGGGCGATTGTGGCGCCTGCACCGTCGTCGTCGGCCGGCTCGATCGCGGGCGGCTGCGCTACGAGGCGATCAATGCCTGCATCCGCTTCCTGCCGACGCTGGATGGCTGCCAGGTGCTGACGGTCGAGCATCTGAAAGGCCCGGACGGCAGCCTGCATCCGGTGCAGCAGGCGATGGTCGATTGCCACGGCTCGCAATGCGGCTTTTGCACGCCGGGCATCGTGATGTCGCTCTTCGCGCTCTGGCTGAACGAGGATGCGCCATCGGTTGCGCGCATTGAGGATGCGCTGGCGGGCAATCTCTGCCGCTGCACCGGCTACGAGCCCATCATCGCGGCGGCGCAGCGGATGTATGCTGGCGATGGCAACAGGCCGGACCCGGAGACGATCACCGCGAGGCTGCGCGACCTCTCCGACGAGGAGGCGCTCGCCCTCTCCGGACCCGGCGGGCGCTTCTTCGCGCCGGCCACCGTCGGGGGGCTGGCGGATCTGGTGGCCGCCCATCCGCAGGCGACGCTGGTCGCGGGTGCGACCGATGTCGGGCTCTGGGTGACGAAGGGGATGCAGCGGCTCGATCCCGTCATCTTCCTCGGGCGCGTCACGGCGCTGCGGGAGATCACGGATCGCGGCGATCACCTCGTCTTCGGCGCGATGGCGACCCATGCAGACGTCCGCCCCGTGCTGGCGTCGCTCTCGCCGCAGCTCGACGAATTGATGCGCCGCTTCGGCGGCGAGCAGGTCCGCAACGCCGGCACGATCGGCGGCAACATCGCCAATGGCTCGCCGATCGGTGACCTGCCGCCGGCGCTGATCGCGCTGGGAGCGAGGCTGGTTCTGGCACGCGCCCATCCACACCACAGCCCTCATCCTGAGGAGGCCGCTCTTGCGGCCGTCTCGAAGGATGATCCAGAGGGCGCTGGAGCATCCTTCGAGACGAAGCCTCCGGCTTCTCCTCAGGATGAGGGCTCGCGTGTGATTGCCCGCCGCGAAATCCCTCTGGAAGATTTCTTCCTCGACTACCGCAAGCAGGACAGGCGCGAGGGCGAGTTCGTCGAGGCGGTGATCGTGCCCAGGCCGAGGCCGGATGCGCTGATCCATGTCTCGAAGATCTCGAAGCGCTTCGACGAGGACATTTCGGCCGTCTGCGGCGCCTTCCTGCTGCGGCTCGATTCCGCTGGCCGCATGGCGGAGGCCCGGCTGGCCTATGGCGGCATGGCGGGCACGCCCAGACGCGCCGCCGCCGCGGAAGCCGCGCTGACCGGCCGGCGCTGGGACGAGGCGGCCGTGGTTGCGGCCATCGCCGCGCTGGCGAGCGACTTCACGCCGCTGAGCGACATGCGGGCCTCGGCCGGCTACCGGCTGACGGTCGCGGGGAACCTGCTGCGGCGGTTCCTGATCGAGACGACGCAGCCCGATGTCGAGACCCGCGTCGCCGGCCCGCTCGCGGAGGCCGCCCATGGCTGA